Proteins encoded within one genomic window of Triticum aestivum cultivar Chinese Spring chromosome 2D, IWGSC CS RefSeq v2.1, whole genome shotgun sequence:
- the LOC100192142 gene encoding probable WRKY transcription factor 12 → MEGGSQLGACLPSLYALDPYASPPLLAPLPNQHKLHQLPLVLQEQPGNHGVMFSSDHGGGLYPLLPGIPFCHSAAACEKSTGFAPLGGTGEAGTSAARAGNEFASATTTTTASCHGPSSWWKGAEKGKMKVRRKMREPRFCFQTRSEVDVLDDGYKWRKYGQKVVKNSLHPRSYYRCTHSNCRVKKRVERLSEDCRMVITTYEGRHTHTPCSDDDAGGDHTGSCAFTSF, encoded by the exons ATGGAAGGGGGTAGCCAGCTGGGGGCGTGCCTTCCCAGCCTCTACGCGCTCGATCCGTACGCatcccctcccctcctcgctccaTTGCCGAACCAGCACAAGCTTCACCAGCTGCCGCTGGTGCTCCAAGAGCAGCCAGGGAACCACGGCGTGATGTTCTCCTCGGACCATGGCGGAGGCCTGTACCCGCTGCTTCCGGGGATCCCCTTCTGCCACTCCGCCGCCGCCTGCGAGAAGTCCACCGGGTTCGCGCCCTTGGGCGGCACCGGCGAG GCGGGCACATCGGCGGCCAGAGCGGGCAACGAGTTTGCTAGTGCTACTACTACCACCACAGCCAGCTGCCATGGTCCGAGCTCATG GTGGAAGGGGGCGGAGAAGGGAAAGATGAAGGTGAGGAGGAAGATGAGGGAGCCGCGGTTCTGCTTCCAGACCAGGAGCGAAGTGGACGTGCTGGACGACGGATACAAGTGGAGGAAGTACGGCCAGAAGGTTGTCAAGAACAGCCTTCATCCCAG GAGCTACTACCGGTGCACCCACAGCAACTGCCGCGTGAAGAAGCGTGTGGAGCGGCTGTCGGAGGACTGCCGCATGGTGATCACCACCTACGAAGGCCGCCACACCCACACCCCCTGCAGCGACGAcgacgccggcggcgaccacacgGGCAGCTGCGCCTTCACTTCCTTCTGA